One stretch of Rhodospirillaceae bacterium DNA includes these proteins:
- a CDS encoding adenosylhomocysteinase, which produces MAAANDFKVKDLSLAEWGRKEIAIAETEMPGLMSLRAEFGKVQPLKGARIAGCLHMTIQTAVLIETLIALGAEVRWSSCNIFSTQDHAAAAIAAKNIPVFAWKGMTEEEFWWCIDATVTGPNGWKPNMVLDDGGDLTVLLHDKHPDILSGIKGISEETTTGVHRLYQMQKDGSLKVPAINVNDSVTKSKFDNKYGCRESLVDAIRRATDVMMAGKVAVVAGFGDVGKGSAESLRHAGCRVLVTEADPICALQAAMEGYEVTTMEDATTRGDIFVTATGCVDVITVDHMREMKDRAIVCNIGHFDSEIQIAGLRNFKWHNVKPQVDEVEFPTGRRILVLAEGRLVNLGCATGHPSFVMSASFTNQVLAQIELWNNHKAYKNEVYVLPKHLDEKVAFLHLEKVGARLTKLTEKQAAYLGVAAAGPFKPEHYRY; this is translated from the coding sequence ATGGCAGCCGCCAATGACTTCAAGGTGAAAGATCTCAGCTTGGCCGAATGGGGCCGCAAGGAGATCGCCATCGCCGAAACCGAAATGCCGGGCCTCATGTCGCTGCGCGCCGAATTCGGGAAGGTACAGCCGCTGAAGGGCGCCCGCATTGCCGGCTGCCTGCACATGACCATCCAGACCGCTGTCCTCATCGAGACGCTGATCGCGCTGGGTGCCGAAGTGCGCTGGTCGTCCTGCAATATCTTCTCGACCCAGGATCATGCCGCCGCGGCCATCGCCGCCAAGAATATTCCGGTCTTTGCCTGGAAGGGCATGACCGAAGAGGAGTTCTGGTGGTGCATCGATGCCACCGTGACCGGCCCGAACGGCTGGAAACCCAACATGGTGCTGGATGACGGCGGCGATCTCACGGTTCTGCTGCACGACAAGCATCCCGATATCCTCAGCGGCATCAAGGGCATCTCGGAAGAAACCACGACTGGTGTGCATCGCCTCTACCAGATGCAGAAGGACGGTTCGTTGAAGGTCCCGGCGATCAACGTCAATGACAGCGTCACGAAGTCGAAGTTCGACAACAAGTATGGCTGCCGCGAGAGCCTGGTCGACGCGATCCGCCGCGCCACCGACGTCATGATGGCCGGCAAGGTCGCCGTCGTCGCCGGTTTCGGCGATGTCGGCAAGGGTTCGGCCGAAAGCCTGCGTCATGCCGGCTGCCGTGTGCTGGTGACCGAAGCCGATCCGATCTGCGCATTGCAGGCCGCGATGGAAGGCTATGAAGTCACCACGATGGAAGATGCCACTACGCGCGGCGACATCTTCGTCACCGCCACCGGCTGCGTCGACGTCATCACGGTCGATCATATGCGCGAAATGAAGGACCGGGCCATCGTCTGCAATATTGGCCATTTCGACAGCGAGATTCAGATCGCGGGCCTGCGCAATTTCAAATGGCACAACGTGAAGCCGCAGGTCGACGAGGTCGAATTCCCGACCGGCCGTCGCATCCTGGTGCTGGCTGAAGGGCGCCTGGTCAATCTCGGCTGCGCCACGGGCCACCCGAGCTTCGTGATGTCCGCCTCCTTCACCAACCAGGTGCTGGCCCAGATCGAGCTGTGGAACAACCACAAGGCCTACAAGAACGAGGTCTATGTCCTGCCCAAGCATCTTGATGAGAAGGTGGCCTTCCTGCATCTCGAAAAGGTCGGTGCCAGGCTCACCAAACTCACCGAAAAGCAGGCCGCCTATCTTGGCGTCGCCGCTGCGGGTCCTTTCAAGCCGGAGCATTACCGCTACTAA
- a CDS encoding TIGR02117 family protein yields MRLLRRWGKWAGGALIALGLIYFLAAMVLGLMPGQATSRVGPADYRFYACDNGVHVDIVLPAAGGGRDWFGIFPPRDFAGDITGASHLALGWGAKGFFATTKEWRDIRPGPVMRALFWQDSSVVHVTYHGDPQGLPNCRPLATDQAGAEAMFRYIDDSLEGSVGQPRREPLPGYGAQDAFYAAKGRYSLFRTCNVWSAELLRESGRQMALWSPFSFQVMGLLTSP; encoded by the coding sequence GTGCGGTTGCTGCGGCGCTGGGGCAAATGGGCCGGCGGCGCGCTGATCGCCCTCGGCCTCATCTACTTTCTGGCGGCGATGGTGCTGGGCTTGATGCCCGGGCAAGCGACATCCCGCGTCGGCCCCGCGGACTATCGTTTCTACGCCTGCGATAATGGCGTTCATGTCGATATCGTCCTGCCCGCGGCAGGCGGCGGGCGCGATTGGTTCGGCATCTTTCCGCCGCGTGACTTTGCCGGCGACATTACCGGCGCCAGCCATCTTGCCCTCGGTTGGGGTGCCAAGGGCTTCTTCGCCACGACCAAGGAATGGCGCGACATTCGCCCTGGCCCCGTCATGCGGGCACTGTTCTGGCAGGACAGCAGCGTGGTCCATGTGACCTATCACGGCGATCCGCAGGGTCTGCCCAATTGCCGGCCCCTAGCCACGGACCAGGCGGGCGCGGAGGCGATGTTCCGCTACATTGATGACAGTCTGGAGGGATCCGTCGGCCAGCCGCGGCGCGAACCCTTGCCCGGCTATGGGGCCCAGGACGCGTTCTACGCCGCCAAGGGACGGTACTCACTGTTCCGGACTTGCAATGTCTGGTCAGCGGAGTTGCTGCGGGAATCGGGCCGCCAGATGGCGCTCTGGTCGCCTTTTTCCTTCCAGGTGATGGGCCTATTAACCTCCCCATAG
- a CDS encoding HPr family phosphocarrier protein yields the protein MSDPNTLTVRAQIANQKGLHARAAAKFVKTAGAFNSDIRVTKGEMDVSGGSIMGLMMLAASIGSELEIRAQGSDAKAAIDALVDLIERKFDEE from the coding sequence ATGTCCGACCCTAACACACTCACCGTCCGCGCCCAGATCGCCAATCAAAAGGGCCTGCACGCGCGCGCCGCGGCAAAATTCGTGAAGACGGCCGGAGCCTTCAACTCCGACATCCGCGTCACCAAGGGTGAAATGGATGTGAGTGGTGGTTCCATCATGGGGCTCATGATGCTCGCCGCCAGTATCGGTTCGGAACTCGAGATTCGCGCCCAGGGCAGCGATGCCAAGGCCGCGATCGACGCCCTGGTCGACCTGATCGAACGAAAATTCGATGAAGAATGA
- a CDS encoding PTS sugar transporter subunit IIA: MIGIVLVTHGNLAAEFLAALEHVVGKQASAAAICIGPEDDMEQRRREILEAVAKCDQGKGVVLLTDMFGGTPSNLAISTLDKANVEVVAGVNLPMLIKLASVRGTLPLTGAVTAAQEAGRKYINVASQLLKASEC, translated from the coding sequence TTGATCGGCATCGTCTTGGTGACGCATGGCAATCTTGCTGCCGAATTTTTAGCCGCGCTGGAGCATGTGGTTGGCAAGCAGGCATCTGCCGCCGCCATCTGCATCGGCCCGGAAGACGATATGGAACAGCGCCGGCGCGAGATCCTCGAAGCCGTGGCGAAATGTGATCAGGGCAAGGGCGTCGTGCTGCTGACCGATATGTTTGGGGGCACGCCCTCCAATCTGGCGATTTCGACGTTGGACAAGGCCAATGTCGAGGTGGTGGCAGGCGTCAATCTGCCGATGTTGATCAAGCTGGCGAGCGTGCGGGGAACCCTGCCGCTGACCGGCGCGGTCACCGCGGCGCAGGAGGCAGGGCGCAAATATATCAACGTCGCCTCGCAGCTTCTCAAAGCCAGCGAATGCTGA
- a CDS encoding HPr kinase/phosphatase C-terminal domain-containing protein, translating to MSNAKLRIDGVAVAIDDQAVLLRGQSGSGRSDLALRLIDEGARLISDEQVELQRRDGRLFVSVPELMPAELKGVIEARGLGLVPVPHVADAKPLAWVIDMAAPAEIERLPGALTTEYLGIDVALLKLDPSAVSATAKLRLAVKCGPAHIMGRTRSEGLRHSPIPRPRCPTRLTVKLTAKRNRMSPRCVRCGGISCW from the coding sequence ATGTCGAACGCCAAACTGCGCATCGATGGTGTCGCCGTGGCGATCGACGATCAGGCCGTTCTGTTGCGAGGGCAATCGGGCAGCGGCAGATCGGACCTTGCCTTGCGCCTGATCGATGAAGGTGCGCGCCTCATCAGCGATGAGCAGGTCGAATTGCAGCGGCGCGATGGCCGCTTGTTCGTGTCGGTTCCGGAACTCATGCCGGCGGAACTCAAGGGGGTGATCGAGGCGCGCGGCCTCGGGCTGGTGCCGGTCCCCCATGTCGCCGATGCCAAGCCGCTGGCCTGGGTAATTGACATGGCAGCACCCGCGGAGATCGAGCGGCTGCCGGGGGCGCTCACGACTGAATATCTCGGCATCGATGTCGCGCTGCTGAAGCTCGACCCGTCTGCCGTTTCGGCGACCGCGAAGCTGCGGCTTGCCGTGAAATGTGGACCAGCCCATATAATGGGCCGTACACGAAGCGAAGGCCTGCGACACAGCCCGATCCCACGGCCGCGATGCCCAACCAGACTGACGGTCAAACTGACGGCCAAACGGAACCGCATGAGCCCGAGGTGCGTGCGATGCGGCGGCATATCCTGCTGGTGA
- the rapZ gene encoding RNase adapter RapZ, with the protein MRRHILLVTGLAGAGRSTALKCLEDIGYEAVDNLPLDLLPHLVAGLAQTTLPAMSKPIALGIDSRTSGFSSDGFIDLVRRLKADRRFRVTLVFLDCEDEVLRRRYTETRRRHPLAQDRPVSDGILRERNLMRTVRAEADLVLDTSDTAIGDLKTMLVGHFGLAARPDLALTIVSFSYKQGLPREADLVFDVRFLENPYYDPALRPLSGEDEAVGRAIEADPAFPGFFAALTSLLWPLLPGYEGEGKSYLTIAIGCTGGRHRSVFVAGRLAEWLRERGRSVTLRHRDVGRAVS; encoded by the coding sequence ATGCGGCGGCATATCCTGCTGGTGACCGGCCTAGCCGGGGCAGGTCGCTCGACGGCGCTGAAGTGCCTGGAAGATATTGGCTACGAGGCGGTCGACAATCTGCCGCTCGACCTGCTGCCGCATCTGGTGGCTGGCCTCGCCCAGACAACCTTGCCGGCGATGAGCAAACCAATTGCCCTTGGCATCGATTCACGTACCAGCGGCTTCTCAAGCGACGGCTTCATCGATCTTGTGCGCCGTCTGAAGGCGGACCGTCGGTTTCGCGTCACCCTGGTCTTCCTCGATTGTGAGGACGAGGTTCTGCGCCGCCGCTATACCGAAACGCGCAGGCGTCATCCGCTGGCGCAGGATCGACCGGTCAGCGACGGCATTCTGCGCGAACGCAATCTGATGCGCACCGTCCGGGCCGAAGCGGATCTGGTCCTCGATACCAGCGACACGGCGATCGGCGACCTCAAGACCATGCTGGTGGGGCATTTTGGCCTCGCCGCCCGCCCGGATCTCGCCCTCACCATCGTCTCCTTTTCCTATAAACAAGGGTTGCCGCGCGAGGCGGACCTGGTTTTCGACGTGCGGTTCCTGGAAAATCCCTATTACGATCCGGCACTTAGGCCCCTCTCGGGCGAGGATGAGGCAGTTGGCCGCGCGATCGAGGCGGACCCTGCTTTCCCAGGTTTCTTTGCGGCCCTGACTTCCTTATTGTGGCCCCTCTTGCCGGGCTATGAGGGCGAAGGAAAGAGCTATCTGACCATCGCCATCGGCTGCACCGGCGGCCGGCATCGCTCGGTCTTTGTCGCTGGCAGATTGGCCGAATGGCTGCGCGAGCGCGGCCGGTCGGTCACGCTGCGACACCGGGACGTGGGACGCGCCGTATCGTGA
- a CDS encoding pyridoxamine 5'-phosphate oxidase family protein, translating into MAELLDLKDEIRRLMNLPKAYFGTMADRDGNKYPFVSLVVPALDGGGCPLLLLSDLSDHVKNLQGESKASLLFDGTAGRDEPLTGPRVTLLGEVSVTEAAADREAYLARHPSADLYAGFKDFRFYRFTLREALLVAGFGRIHRLGAEDLAAR; encoded by the coding sequence ATGGCTGAACTACTTGATCTCAAAGACGAAATTCGCCGACTGATGAACCTTCCCAAGGCCTATTTTGGGACCATGGCCGATCGCGACGGCAACAAATATCCCTTTGTCAGCCTGGTGGTGCCGGCCCTTGATGGCGGCGGATGCCCACTTCTGCTGCTCTCCGACCTCTCCGATCACGTCAAGAACCTGCAGGGCGAGTCGAAGGCGTCGCTGCTGTTCGACGGCACCGCGGGCCGTGACGAACCCCTCACCGGGCCGCGGGTGACGCTTCTGGGCGAGGTCAGCGTCACGGAAGCAGCAGCTGATCGCGAGGCTTACCTGGCGCGTCATCCATCCGCCGACCTATATGCCGGCTTCAAGGATTTCCGCTTCTACCGCTTCACCTTGCGCGAGGCGCTGCTGGTCGCCGGATTCGGTCGCATTCATCGGCTGGGCGCTGAAGATCTGGCGGCCCGCTGA
- a CDS encoding stimulus-sensing domain-containing protein has translation MSEASRSDELERWRLPLSSARAETAKKGASPGFWRRRAKPVRTEPELRPVPSRLVEEAAPPPARPAKEKLKPKRLPASRRSLWQSPLTRRILLLNIMALLVPVLGLLYLPTYRDSLLQSELELLKTEGSLFSGALAASGVVTGPLGEEKLVPETSRQTIRRLVDVSKTRARLFTPDGTMVADSFLLSGPGGIVTITPLPPLDPNESLVWKWVAGTDDWVFDRLPSSRILQPYQEAAVQNAADYQEVVKAMGGEPMTFVRDAGKGKMILSAAVPVQRYRQVLGALLLTKPGDDIEATLRDTRLTILGVSGIALGVTVLLSLYLASTIALPIHRLADAADRVRRDKGRQKTIPDLSARGDEIGDLSGALRDMTEAVWRRMDAIEGFAADVAHEIKNPLTSLRSAVETVARVEDPTQQKKLMSIILDDVQRLDRLISDISDASRIDAEMSRAESAPVKLRDLVLAVADIHAATGQESAPQIKTQLPEGDALSVLGTEGRLGQVVRNLVANAISFSPPQGAILLAARRIGRQVQLTVEDEGPGIPPDKLGAIFERFYSERPKGEKFGTHSGLGLSISKQIVEAYGGSLRAENRVDAQGRIIGARFTVTLSVA, from the coding sequence ATGAGCGAGGCTTCGCGCAGCGACGAGCTCGAACGTTGGCGCCTGCCATTGTCTTCGGCCCGCGCCGAGACGGCTAAGAAGGGCGCTTCACCCGGCTTCTGGCGGCGTCGTGCGAAGCCTGTGCGGACTGAGCCGGAGCTCCGTCCGGTTCCGTCACGCCTGGTTGAGGAAGCAGCGCCGCCGCCTGCAAGGCCGGCAAAGGAAAAGCTCAAACCGAAACGCCTGCCGGCTTCCCGCCGGTCGCTCTGGCAATCGCCGCTCACCCGCCGCATCTTGCTCCTCAACATCATGGCGCTGCTGGTGCCCGTCCTGGGGCTCCTCTATCTGCCGACGTATCGCGACAGTTTGCTGCAGTCCGAACTCGAATTGCTGAAGACCGAAGGTTCGCTGTTCTCCGGTGCGCTGGCGGCAAGCGGTGTTGTGACGGGACCGCTGGGTGAAGAAAAGCTGGTGCCGGAAACGTCGCGCCAGACGATCCGTCGCCTGGTCGATGTCTCCAAGACACGCGCGCGGCTGTTCACGCCCGATGGCACGATGGTGGCCGACAGCTTCCTGCTCTCCGGCCCGGGCGGTATCGTCACCATCACGCCTTTGCCACCGCTCGATCCCAATGAAAGCCTGGTCTGGAAATGGGTCGCCGGCACCGATGATTGGGTGTTCGATCGCCTGCCCAGCAGCCGCATCCTGCAGCCCTATCAGGAAGCGGCCGTGCAGAATGCCGCCGACTACCAGGAAGTCGTGAAGGCGATGGGCGGCGAGCCGATGACCTTCGTGCGCGATGCCGGCAAGGGCAAGATGATCCTCTCCGCCGCCGTGCCGGTGCAGCGCTATCGGCAGGTATTGGGCGCCTTGCTGCTGACCAAGCCTGGCGACGATATCGAGGCGACGCTGCGCGACACGCGCCTCACCATTCTTGGCGTCTCGGGCATCGCATTGGGCGTCACGGTTCTGTTGTCGCTCTACCTTGCCAGTACCATCGCCTTGCCGATCCATCGCCTCGCCGATGCAGCCGACCGTGTGCGCCGCGACAAGGGCCGGCAAAAAACCATTCCGGATCTCTCCGCGCGCGGTGACGAGATCGGCGATCTCTCCGGGGCCCTCCGCGACATGACAGAGGCTGTCTGGCGACGTATGGATGCGATCGAGGGATTTGCCGCCGACGTGGCGCATGAGATCAAGAATCCGCTGACCTCCTTGCGCAGTGCCGTCGAGACTGTAGCGCGGGTCGAAGATCCGACGCAGCAGAAGAAGCTGATGAGCATCATTCTCGATGACGTGCAGCGGCTCGATCGCCTGATCAGCGACATCTCGGATGCCTCACGCATCGATGCGGAAATGTCGCGCGCGGAATCGGCGCCGGTGAAGCTGCGCGACCTGGTGCTGGCGGTTGCCGACATTCACGCCGCGACCGGCCAGGAATCGGCCCCGCAGATCAAGACGCAGTTGCCGGAGGGTGATGCCCTGTCGGTGCTCGGCACCGAAGGACGGCTCGGCCAGGTGGTGCGCAATCTCGTTGCCAACGCCATCTCCTTCAGCCCGCCGCAGGGTGCCATCCTCCTGGCGGCGCGGCGCATCGGGCGTCAGGTTCAGCTCACGGTCGAGGACGAAGGGCCCGGCATTCCGCCGGACAAGCTTGGCGCCATCTTCGAGCGCTTCTATTCGGAACGACCGAAGGGCGAAAAGTTCGGGACCCATTCCGGCCTTGGCCTGTCGATCTCGAAACAGATCGTCGAAGCCTATGGCGGTTCACTCCGCGCTGAAAATCGCGTGGATGCCCAGGGCCGCATCATCGGTGCCCGCTTTACCGTGACCTTGTCGGTGGCGTGA
- a CDS encoding response regulator transcription factor, whose product MPQTIALVDDDRNILTSVTITLEAEGFAVRTYSDGAEALRGLASQPVDLAVLDIKMPRMDGMELLEKLRKTSSLPVIFLTSKDDEVDELMGLRMGADDYIKKPFSQRLLIERIRSILRREESRNSTTQTGEAALLRGPLMMDPTRHLCTWDGQPIELTVTEFLLLKALAQRPGHVKSRDQLMDSAYGENIYVDDRTIDSHIKRLRKKFKAVIGEFNHIETLYGVGYRYKES is encoded by the coding sequence GTGCCGCAGACGATTGCGCTTGTCGACGACGACCGAAACATCCTGACGTCCGTCACCATCACCCTGGAGGCGGAGGGCTTTGCCGTGCGCACCTACAGCGATGGTGCCGAAGCGCTGCGTGGGCTTGCCAGCCAGCCGGTGGATCTCGCCGTCCTCGACATCAAGATGCCGCGCATGGACGGAATGGAACTGCTTGAGAAGCTGCGCAAGACATCGTCGCTGCCGGTGATCTTCCTCACGTCGAAGGATGACGAAGTCGACGAGTTGATGGGCCTGCGCATGGGCGCAGACGATTACATCAAGAAGCCGTTCTCGCAGCGCCTGTTGATCGAACGCATCCGTTCCATCCTGCGCCGCGAGGAAAGCCGCAATTCCACAACGCAGACCGGCGAGGCGGCTTTGCTGCGCGGCCCGCTGATGATGGACCCCACGCGCCATTTGTGCACTTGGGACGGCCAGCCGATCGAGCTAACGGTCACCGAGTTCCTGTTGCTGAAAGCGCTGGCCCAGCGCCCTGGTCACGTGAAGAGCCGCGACCAGCTGATGGATTCCGCCTATGGCGAGAACATCTATGTCGACGACCGCACCATCGACAGCCACATCAAGCGGCTGCGCAAGAAATTCAAGGCGGTTATCGGCGAGTTCAATCATATCGAGACCCTCTATGGCGTCGGCTATCGCTACAAAGAGAGCTGA